In the genome of Pseudomonas sp. P5_109, one region contains:
- the fabG gene encoding 3-oxoacyl-ACP reductase FabG, protein MTEFVLVTGSSRGIGRAIALRLAQAGHDIVLHCRNGLADAEAVKAEVEALGRRARVLQFDVADRARCKEILEADVETHGAYYGVVLNAGLTRDGAFPALSEDDWDVVMRTNLDGFYNVLHPVMMPMIRRRATGRIVCITSVSGLIGNRGQVNYSASKAGLIGAAKALAIELGKRKITVNCVAPGLIDTAMLDENVPVEELMKMIPAQRMGTPEEVAGAVNFLMSAEASYITRQVLAVNGGLC, encoded by the coding sequence ATGACTGAATTCGTACTGGTCACCGGTTCCAGCCGTGGCATCGGCCGCGCCATCGCCTTGCGCCTGGCCCAGGCTGGGCACGACATCGTGCTGCATTGCCGCAACGGCCTGGCCGACGCCGAAGCCGTCAAGGCCGAAGTCGAGGCCTTGGGTCGTCGTGCGCGCGTCCTGCAGTTCGACGTGGCCGACCGCGCCCGCTGCAAGGAAATTCTCGAAGCCGACGTGGAAACCCACGGCGCCTATTACGGCGTGGTGCTCAATGCCGGGCTGACCCGCGACGGTGCCTTTCCGGCCCTAAGCGAGGACGATTGGGATGTGGTCATGCGCACCAACCTCGACGGCTTCTACAACGTACTGCACCCGGTGATGATGCCGATGATCAGGCGCCGCGCCACCGGGCGGATTGTCTGCATCACCTCGGTGTCGGGGCTGATCGGCAACCGTGGCCAGGTCAACTACAGCGCCTCCAAGGCTGGATTGATCGGCGCGGCCAAGGCATTGGCGATCGAGCTGGGCAAGCGCAAAATCACCGTTAACTGTGTCGCACCCGGCCTGATCGACACAGCCATGCTCGACGAAAACGTGCCGGTGGAAGAACTGATGAAAATGATCCCCGCACAACGCATGGGCACCCCTGAAGAGGTGGCCGGCGCGGTGAATTTCCTGATGTCGGCGGAAGCCTCGTACATCACCCGGCAGGTTCTGGCCGTCAACGGAGGC
- a CDS encoding hotdog family protein, which translates to MIDWPLAELLPHAGDMILIDQILAFDEEQIYTRLTVKPDGLFNLPDGSLPAWVGIELMAQSVAAFAGCHARQRGDAVELGFLLGSRKFECNVESFPAGTELTIHGIRSLEDDNGMGVFECHINAPGIHVTARLNVYRPPQAAQYLHEPEGVQS; encoded by the coding sequence ATGATTGACTGGCCGCTCGCCGAACTGCTGCCCCACGCTGGCGACATGATCCTTATCGATCAGATCCTGGCGTTCGATGAAGAGCAGATTTACACCCGCCTGACCGTCAAGCCCGATGGCCTGTTCAATCTCCCCGACGGCAGCCTGCCGGCCTGGGTCGGCATTGAACTGATGGCCCAGAGCGTGGCCGCCTTCGCCGGTTGCCATGCACGCCAGCGCGGCGATGCGGTGGAATTGGGTTTCCTGCTCGGCAGCCGCAAGTTCGAATGCAACGTCGAAAGTTTTCCGGCCGGTACCGAGCTGACCATCCACGGCATTCGCTCCCTGGAAGACGATAACGGCATGGGCGTGTTCGAATGCCACATCAACGCCCCCGGCATTCACGTTACCGCCCGTCTGAACGTGTATCGCCCACCCCAGGCCGCTCAATATCTCCATGAACCCGAAGGAGTCCAGTCATGA
- a CDS encoding beta-ketoacyl-[acyl-carrier-protein] synthase family protein, giving the protein MTAYLNALGLVCALGRDKQEVARNLFAGDCSGMRDTAGWVPERSLPVGAVQGTLATLPADMSRHHSRNNQLLLEATLQIRPGIDSAIQTYGRDRIGVVLGTSTSGIDEASQGLAHYLRDKQFPPEYDYQQQELGAPANFLTEWLQLSGPAYVISTACTSSARALISAQRLLDLGICDAVLCGGVDTLCKLTLNGFSALEAVSEQRCNPFSVNRNGINIGEAAVLFLMTRDAGDSPPIALLGSGASSDAHHISAPEPTGRGALQAMRKALGRANLQPEQIAYLNLHGTATQHNDAMESHAVATLFPAGVSCSSSKPMTGHTLGAAGALEAAFCWLSLSPDNREHALPPHVWDEQPDPELPPLQWVTPATRLTSIAPRYLMSNSFAFGGNNVSLIIGDAP; this is encoded by the coding sequence ATGACGGCTTACCTCAATGCCCTCGGTTTGGTCTGCGCGCTGGGCCGCGACAAGCAGGAAGTTGCCCGCAACCTGTTTGCCGGCGACTGCTCCGGCATGCGCGACACCGCCGGATGGGTACCGGAACGCTCGTTGCCGGTCGGCGCGGTCCAGGGCACATTGGCAACCCTTCCAGCCGACATGTCGCGTCATCACAGTCGCAACAATCAGTTGTTGCTGGAAGCCACGCTGCAAATCCGCCCGGGCATCGACAGTGCAATCCAGACCTACGGCCGCGACCGCATCGGTGTGGTGCTGGGTACCAGCACCTCGGGTATCGACGAGGCCAGCCAGGGCCTGGCGCATTACCTGCGCGACAAGCAGTTCCCGCCTGAGTACGACTACCAGCAACAGGAACTCGGTGCGCCGGCAAACTTCCTCACCGAGTGGCTGCAATTGAGTGGGCCGGCCTATGTCATTTCCACGGCTTGCACCTCCAGTGCCCGAGCCCTGATCAGCGCCCAGCGCCTGTTGGACCTGGGCATTTGCGACGCGGTGCTGTGTGGCGGAGTCGATACCCTGTGCAAGCTGACCCTCAATGGTTTTTCGGCGCTGGAGGCCGTCTCGGAACAACGCTGTAATCCGTTTTCGGTGAACCGCAACGGCATCAACATTGGCGAAGCGGCGGTGCTGTTCCTGATGACCAGAGATGCCGGCGACAGCCCGCCGATTGCCTTACTCGGCAGTGGCGCCAGCTCCGATGCACATCACATTTCCGCCCCGGAGCCGACGGGTCGAGGCGCCCTGCAGGCGATGCGCAAAGCCTTGGGCCGCGCCAACCTGCAACCGGAACAGATCGCTTATCTGAACCTGCACGGCACCGCTACCCAACACAACGACGCCATGGAAAGCCACGCCGTGGCGACGCTGTTCCCGGCCGGCGTGTCCTGCTCCTCGAGCAAACCGATGACCGGCCACACCCTCGGCGCCGCCGGGGCGCTGGAAGCGGCGTTCTGCTGGTTGAGCCTGAGCCCGGACAATCGCGAGCATGCCTTGCCGCCGCACGTCTGGGACGAGCAGCCCGATCCCGAACTGCCGCCGCTGCAATGGGTGACCCCGGCCACGCGCCTGACGTCCATTGCACCCCGCTACCTGATGAGCAATTCCTTCGCCTTCGGTGGCAACAACGTCAGCCTGATTATCGGAGACGCCCCATGA
- a CDS encoding class I SAM-dependent methyltransferase, with protein sequence MNYLSDNYVEETRFGLWFLRSRIWQHYVLRLAIDDLRGLFSDTPPAEAVLLDAGCGQGKSFALLRQAFAPGRLIGLDADPHSLEQSRAEAARQGMEVELLGGDCASLDLPDASIDLLFCHQTFHHLVEQQQTLAEFYRVLKPGGYLLFAESTEAYIDTWVIRWLFRHPMHVQKSAAQYLQMIRQQGFEFTAQNVSYPYLWWSRAKDFGLLEHLGVCKPKPFGQREETLVNVVARKPFEGTV encoded by the coding sequence ATGAACTACTTGAGCGACAACTACGTCGAAGAAACCCGTTTCGGGTTGTGGTTCCTGCGCAGCCGGATCTGGCAACACTATGTGCTGCGGTTGGCGATCGACGATTTGCGCGGCCTGTTCAGCGACACGCCGCCCGCTGAGGCGGTACTGCTGGATGCCGGTTGTGGTCAGGGCAAGTCATTCGCACTGCTGCGCCAGGCCTTTGCGCCCGGTCGCCTGATTGGCCTCGATGCCGATCCCCACAGCCTGGAGCAGAGCCGCGCAGAAGCGGCCCGCCAGGGCATGGAAGTGGAGTTGCTCGGCGGCGACTGCGCCAGCCTCGACCTGCCGGACGCCAGTATCGACCTGCTGTTCTGTCACCAGACCTTCCATCACCTGGTGGAACAGCAACAGACACTGGCCGAGTTCTACCGTGTGCTCAAGCCCGGCGGTTATCTGCTGTTCGCCGAATCCACCGAGGCCTACATTGATACCTGGGTGATCCGCTGGCTATTCCGCCACCCCATGCACGTGCAGAAAAGCGCGGCGCAGTATCTGCAAATGATTCGCCAGCAGGGTTTCGAATTTACCGCGCAAAACGTGTCTTATCCGTACCTGTGGTGGAGTCGCGCCAAGGATTTCGGCCTGCTCGAACACTTGGGTGTGTGCAAACCAAAACCCTTTGGCCAACGGGAAGAAACCCTGGTCAATGTGGTGGCGCGCAAACCTTTTGAAGGAACTGTGTGA
- a CDS encoding NAD(P)/FAD-dependent oxidoreductase, protein MPTVEKECRQVVVIGAGPSGAIAAALLKRKGHDVLVIERQHFPRFSIGESLLAHCLDFVEEAGMLDAVNAAGFQLKTGAAFAWGERYSAFDFSETFSHGKSTTFQVQRADFDKLLADQAALQGVEIRYGESIVSVDIAPEKPQLGVRREDGSEYRIAADFLLDASGYGRVLPRLLDLEAPSNFPVRQAVFTHVEDRIDHPAFDRSKILVTTHPTLRDVWFWTIPFSNGRCSVGVVAAEERFAGRSDNLDQCLRSFIAETPSLASVLQNAQWDTEARTIGGYSANVKTLHGPGFALLGNAAEFLDPVFSSGVTIAMRSASMAAGVLHRQLQGEAVDWQTEFAEPLKRGVDTFRCYVEGWYAGTFQDVIFHEGSSKEIRGMISSILAGYAWDPRNPFVSEARRRLKVISEFCAREAS, encoded by the coding sequence ATGCCAACCGTTGAAAAGGAATGCCGCCAGGTCGTGGTCATCGGCGCCGGCCCTTCCGGTGCCATCGCCGCTGCGTTGCTCAAGCGCAAGGGGCACGATGTGCTGGTGATCGAGCGCCAGCATTTCCCACGGTTTTCCATCGGTGAGAGCCTGTTGGCACACTGCCTGGACTTCGTCGAAGAAGCGGGCATGCTCGACGCCGTCAACGCGGCGGGTTTCCAGCTGAAAACCGGTGCCGCGTTTGCCTGGGGCGAGCGCTACAGCGCGTTCGATTTCAGCGAGACGTTCAGCCACGGCAAATCGACGACCTTTCAGGTCCAGCGCGCCGATTTCGATAAGCTGCTGGCCGATCAGGCCGCGCTGCAAGGCGTGGAGATCCGCTATGGCGAAAGCATCGTCAGCGTCGACATTGCCCCGGAAAAACCGCAGCTTGGCGTGCGCCGCGAAGACGGCAGCGAGTACCGCATCGCAGCTGATTTCCTGCTCGATGCCAGTGGTTACGGCCGCGTGCTGCCGCGCTTGCTCGACCTCGAGGCGCCGTCGAACTTCCCGGTGCGCCAGGCGGTTTTCACTCACGTCGAGGACCGCATCGACCACCCTGCCTTCGACCGCAGCAAGATCCTCGTGACCACTCATCCGACCCTGCGCGACGTGTGGTTCTGGACCATCCCGTTCAGCAACGGGCGCTGCTCGGTCGGCGTGGTCGCCGCCGAGGAACGTTTCGCCGGCCGCAGCGACAATCTGGACCAGTGCCTGCGCAGCTTCATTGCCGAGACGCCCAGCCTGGCCAGCGTGTTGCAAAATGCGCAGTGGGACACCGAGGCCCGGACCATCGGCGGTTACTCGGCCAACGTCAAAACCCTGCACGGTCCGGGCTTCGCGCTGCTAGGCAATGCCGCGGAATTCCTCGACCCGGTGTTCTCCTCCGGCGTGACCATCGCCATGCGGTCGGCGAGCATGGCCGCCGGGGTGTTGCACCGCCAGCTGCAAGGCGAAGCCGTCGACTGGCAGACCGAGTTCGCCGAACCGCTCAAGCGCGGCGTCGACACGTTCCGTTGCTACGTCGAAGGCTGGTACGCCGGGACCTTCCAGGATGTGATTTTCCATGAGGGCAGCTCAAAGGAAATTCGCGGGATGATCAGCTCCATCCTTGCCGGATATGCCTGGGACCCGCGCAACCCGTTCGTCAGCGAAGCCAGGCGCCGGTTGAAGGTGATATCGGAATTCTGTGCAAGGGAAGCCTCATGA
- a CDS encoding sodium:proton antiporter, giving the protein MVVLFWAMALALFAVATRVGRHFGLIPIVSQLLLATLGLPLLMYFWIEPQWQLSGALLVSPGWLKNLYSLSFALLLGYILSDVIDLHLDRQSLKIALPSFCIPFACGLATAVWLLPAQPWISSLAVGLLFAITAIPVLYLYLRHIDYPPAATRRLVQTAILIDLACWTLFGLAQGSLHLSSLLLPLAGACLPVLLRLLGLRQTWLYSLCFFALLVVAEHYKLNALIFGIGYVLIMAALKAPLVLPLPAIWMSRLQTYIAIPLILTFGIVQINVHSAIDSLGWVQLLALLLLPMLSKLLGNWLGLGWAGASFTGASRWRESVLLNIRGLSEIVFLNLLLQQQLISPPLYFALMLMGLIATLLPALTGMHRIPLKTAVPARSPHANR; this is encoded by the coding sequence ATGGTGGTTCTGTTCTGGGCGATGGCGTTGGCGTTGTTCGCCGTGGCGACCCGTGTCGGCCGGCATTTCGGTCTGATTCCCATCGTCAGCCAGTTGCTGCTGGCGACCCTCGGCTTGCCGCTGCTGATGTATTTCTGGATCGAGCCGCAATGGCAATTGAGCGGTGCGCTGCTGGTGTCGCCGGGCTGGCTGAAGAACCTCTACAGCCTGAGCTTTGCCCTGTTGCTGGGCTACATCCTCAGCGATGTGATCGACCTGCACCTGGATCGCCAGAGCCTGAAGATCGCCCTGCCCAGCTTTTGCATTCCGTTTGCCTGCGGCCTGGCCACGGCCGTCTGGTTGTTGCCGGCGCAACCGTGGATCAGCTCGCTGGCCGTCGGCCTGTTGTTCGCCATTACCGCAATTCCGGTGCTGTACCTGTACCTGCGGCACATCGATTACCCACCCGCCGCCACCCGGCGCCTGGTGCAGACCGCGATCCTTATCGACCTCGCCTGCTGGACCCTCTTCGGCCTCGCCCAGGGCAGCCTGCACCTGAGCAGCCTGTTGCTGCCCCTGGCCGGCGCCTGCCTGCCGGTGCTGCTACGGCTGCTCGGTTTGCGCCAGACATGGCTTTACAGCCTGTGCTTTTTCGCCCTGCTGGTCGTGGCCGAGCACTACAAGCTCAATGCGCTGATTTTCGGCATCGGCTATGTGCTGATCATGGCCGCGCTGAAAGCACCCTTGGTCCTGCCGCTGCCGGCCATCTGGATGAGCCGTTTACAGACGTACATCGCCATCCCGCTGATCCTCACGTTCGGCATCGTGCAGATCAACGTGCACAGCGCGATCGACAGCCTCGGCTGGGTGCAACTGTTGGCCCTGCTGCTGTTGCCGATGCTGAGCAAACTGCTGGGTAACTGGCTCGGCCTCGGCTGGGCCGGTGCCTCGTTCACGGGCGCCAGTCGCTGGCGGGAAAGTGTGCTGCTGAACATCCGCGGCTTGAGCGAGATCGTTTTTCTCAACCTGCTGCTGCAACAGCAACTCATCAGCCCGCCGCTGTACTTTGCCCTGATGCTGATGGGCCTGATCGCTACACTGCTGCCAGCCCTGACCGGTATGCACCGAATCCCCCTGAAAACCGCTGTCCCGGCAAGGAGCCCTCATGCCAACCGTTGA
- a CDS encoding MMPL family transporter, whose protein sequence is MTLPSERWLPRLFLILLLAVLALAGWQWRDGAPLSANLMELVPGTAPDALELRAEQRMQEPLNREMLVLVGHTDRQQAVAMAQTLGEQWQASGLFEKVQWTLQADLPALRTQLLQGRLAMLSAADRQLLIEHPDTFIQQRVQALFDPFNGYSLVPSQDDWLGLTGRIQNSQPQRGSVQLDIGSGALVADADGKSWVLLRARTTGNAFDMNLPLQVADLLKHSREEAARHEVQLLAASGLLYAANGQQQATREMTWVGGGATVGILLLLLLAFRRWRVLLAFVPVLVGMLFGAVACVALFGHMHVMTLVLGSSLIGVAVDYPLHYLSKSWSLKPWHSWPALRLTLPGLTLSLITSGIGYLALAWTPFPALTQIAAFSAAGLLGAYLSAVCLLPALLKGVDLRPAQWPLQVSEFLLGCREALLKQLKTPVLLALLIAFCVGGLLQLNSKNDIRQWISAPQQLTDEARTIARITGYQPTSQFFLIRADNQQQLLERQTALSERLDQLIGLEKLQGYLSLNQLVSPPSEQQQVRAALNKLPTFWQPLLDVGVPAEALQTELTKLQALPVEDIDAALAGPLAEPYRPLWLGPTDDGVAAMVSLQGINNPALLRLQGEDLPGVTLVDRLGELNNVFAATQISAAELKLASCVLIVLVLILPFGLGGALRIVSLPLLAALCSLASLGWLGQPLTLFSLFGLLLVTAISVDYAILMREQVGGAAVSLLGTLLAALTTWLSFGLLAVSSTPAVSNFGLSVSLGLIFSFLLAPWAGRQAQGATVVERAA, encoded by the coding sequence ATGACTTTGCCGAGTGAACGGTGGTTGCCACGGCTGTTCCTGATCCTGCTGCTGGCAGTACTGGCGCTCGCCGGCTGGCAATGGCGTGACGGCGCGCCACTGTCGGCGAACCTGATGGAACTGGTGCCCGGCACGGCGCCCGATGCCCTGGAACTGCGCGCCGAACAACGCATGCAAGAGCCGCTGAATCGCGAAATGCTGGTGCTGGTCGGTCATACCGATCGCCAGCAGGCCGTCGCCATGGCGCAGACACTCGGCGAGCAATGGCAGGCCAGCGGCTTGTTCGAAAAGGTCCAGTGGACCCTGCAAGCGGACTTGCCGGCACTGCGCACGCAGTTGCTGCAAGGTCGCCTGGCGATGCTCTCGGCGGCGGACCGGCAACTGCTGATCGAACACCCCGACACCTTCATCCAGCAACGGGTGCAGGCGTTGTTCGACCCGTTCAATGGTTACAGCCTGGTGCCGAGCCAGGACGACTGGCTGGGCCTGACCGGGCGTATCCAGAACAGCCAGCCACAACGCGGTTCCGTGCAACTGGACATCGGCAGCGGCGCTCTGGTCGCCGATGCCGATGGCAAGAGCTGGGTGCTGCTGCGCGCGCGCACCACCGGTAACGCCTTCGACATGAACCTGCCACTGCAGGTGGCCGACTTGCTCAAGCACAGCCGCGAAGAAGCCGCCCGGCATGAAGTGCAACTGCTCGCCGCCAGTGGCTTGCTGTACGCGGCCAACGGGCAACAGCAGGCCACCCGGGAAATGACCTGGGTCGGTGGTGGTGCCACCGTCGGGATTCTGTTGCTGCTGCTGTTGGCCTTCCGGCGCTGGCGCGTGTTGCTGGCCTTCGTGCCGGTGCTGGTCGGGATGCTCTTCGGCGCGGTGGCCTGCGTGGCGTTGTTCGGCCATATGCACGTGATGACGCTGGTGCTGGGCTCGAGCCTGATCGGTGTCGCGGTCGACTATCCGCTGCACTACCTGTCCAAGAGCTGGAGCCTCAAGCCCTGGCACAGCTGGCCCGCCCTGCGCCTGACCTTGCCCGGGTTGACCCTGAGCCTGATCACCAGCGGCATCGGTTACCTGGCCCTGGCCTGGACACCCTTCCCGGCGCTGACCCAGATTGCCGCGTTCTCTGCCGCCGGTTTGCTCGGTGCCTATCTGTCCGCCGTGTGCCTGCTGCCGGCCTTGCTCAAGGGGGTAGACCTGCGCCCGGCGCAATGGCCATTGCAGGTGTCCGAGTTTTTGCTGGGCTGCCGTGAAGCCCTGCTCAAGCAGCTGAAAACACCGGTCTTGCTGGCACTGCTGATCGCCTTTTGCGTGGGAGGCCTGTTGCAGCTGAACAGCAAGAACGACATTCGCCAGTGGATCAGCGCACCACAACAATTGACCGACGAAGCTCGCACCATTGCGCGGATCACCGGCTATCAACCCACCAGCCAGTTCTTCCTGATACGCGCCGACAATCAGCAGCAACTGCTCGAACGCCAGACCGCCCTGAGCGAACGACTGGATCAATTGATCGGCCTGGAAAAGCTCCAGGGTTATCTGTCGCTCAATCAGTTGGTCAGCCCGCCAAGCGAACAGCAGCAGGTGCGTGCAGCATTGAACAAACTGCCAACGTTCTGGCAACCCTTGCTCGACGTCGGCGTGCCGGCCGAGGCACTGCAAACAGAGCTGACGAAGCTACAGGCACTGCCTGTCGAGGACATCGATGCTGCGTTGGCCGGCCCGCTGGCAGAGCCCTACCGGCCCCTGTGGCTGGGGCCGACCGATGACGGCGTGGCGGCGATGGTCAGTCTGCAAGGCATCAACAACCCGGCCCTGCTGCGGCTCCAGGGCGAGGACTTACCCGGCGTGACACTGGTGGATCGACTGGGTGAATTGAACAACGTCTTCGCGGCTACCCAAATCAGTGCCGCCGAATTGAAGCTCGCCTCCTGCGTGCTGATCGTGCTGGTGCTGATCCTGCCGTTCGGCCTCGGCGGTGCGTTGCGTATCGTGTCCCTGCCGCTGCTGGCGGCATTGTGCAGCCTGGCCAGCCTCGGCTGGCTCGGGCAGCCGTTGACCCTGTTCAGTCTGTTCGGGCTGTTGCTGGTAACGGCGATCAGCGTCGATTATGCGATCCTGATGCGCGAACAGGTCGGTGGCGCGGCCGTGAGCCTGCTCGGCACCCTGCTGGCGGCGTTGACCACCTGGCTGTCGTTCGGCCTGCTGGCGGTATCGAGTACCCCGGCGGTGAGCAACTTCGGACTGTCGGTGAGCCTGGGCCTGATCTTCAGCTTCCTGCTCGCGCCGTGGGCCGGTCGACAGGCACAGGGCGCTACGGTCGTGGAGCGTGCAGCGTGA
- a CDS encoding outer membrane lipoprotein carrier protein LolA — MMSCAPRPPVGASLLAMVVNDDAGHLTPRGALRFFASKLAPTVFCVLLGIPGLAHAFDLQQLSDQLAKPEVIHGNFIQEKHLRALPQPLTSKGTFVLAKNHGLLWLLKTPLQQDYRISTKGIARRDGSVWQMLPGKSAGAEQNRLFLAVLQGDSSGLQRDFELSLSGDAQNWKLTLVPRSMLLKQVFNQIYITGAELVHSIELLETQGDSTLLRMQDSTSAQPLSDAEQHDFAE, encoded by the coding sequence ATGATGTCCTGCGCCCCCCGTCCTCCTGTAGGAGCGAGCCTGCTCGCGATGGTCGTTAACGATGACGCTGGGCACCTGACACCCCGTGGCGCCCTCAGGTTTTTCGCGAGCAAGCTCGCTCCTACAGTTTTCTGCGTGCTACTGGGCATTCCTGGACTGGCCCATGCCTTCGACCTGCAACAACTCAGTGATCAACTGGCCAAGCCCGAGGTGATCCACGGCAACTTCATCCAGGAAAAACACCTGCGTGCCCTGCCCCAGCCGCTGACCAGCAAGGGCACGTTCGTCCTGGCGAAGAACCACGGCCTGTTGTGGCTGTTGAAAACGCCCTTGCAACAGGACTACCGCATCAGCACCAAAGGCATTGCCCGGCGTGACGGCAGTGTCTGGCAGATGCTGCCGGGCAAAAGCGCCGGTGCCGAGCAGAACCGTTTGTTCCTCGCCGTGCTGCAGGGCGACAGCAGTGGCCTGCAACGGGATTTCGAACTGTCCCTGAGCGGCGACGCACAGAACTGGAAGCTCACACTGGTGCCGCGCTCGATGCTGCTCAAGCAGGTGTTCAACCAGATCTACATTACCGGCGCAGAACTGGTGCACAGCATCGAACTGCTCGAAACCCAGGGCGACAGTACGTTATTGCGCATGCAGGACAGCACCAGCGCCCAACCGTTGAGCGACGCGGAGCAGCATGACTTTGCCGAGTGA
- a CDS encoding acyl-CoA thioesterase, with protein MRSKGFLHTDTEIVVPFFDVDSMHVVWHGHYVKYLEVARCALLDRIGHNYTAMSESGYAWPVIDLQLRYVRGAVFGQTLNVRANLVEWENRLKINYLISDLQTGERLTRAMSVQVAVDLASREMQLTSPKVFTDAVERALP; from the coding sequence ATGCGTAGCAAGGGATTCCTGCACACCGACACGGAAATCGTCGTCCCCTTCTTTGACGTCGACAGCATGCACGTGGTCTGGCACGGCCATTACGTCAAATACCTGGAAGTCGCCCGCTGCGCGCTGCTGGACAGGATCGGCCACAACTACACCGCGATGAGCGAGTCAGGCTACGCGTGGCCGGTCATCGACCTGCAATTGCGCTACGTGCGCGGCGCGGTGTTCGGCCAGACACTCAACGTGCGCGCCAACCTGGTGGAGTGGGAGAACCGCTTGAAGATCAACTACCTGATCAGCGATCTGCAAACCGGTGAACGCCTGACCCGGGCCATGTCGGTGCAAGTCGCCGTCGACCTCGCCAGCCGCGAGATGCAACTGACCTCGCCGAAAGTGTTCACCGACGCGGTTGAGAGGGCCCTGCCATGA
- a CDS encoding HAL/PAL/TAL family ammonia-lyase — MTTPTLEPVTFGERPLRIEDVLAVTNRKVPTQLQSDPAYRERIAKGARFLDSLLDKEGVIYGVTTGYGDSCVVAVPLHHVEALPRHLYTFHGCGLGKLLDAQATRAVLAARLQSLCHGVSGVRVELLERLQAFLEHDILPLIPEEGSVGASGDLTPLSYVAATLSGEREVMFRGERRQAADVHRELGWQPLVLRPKEALALMNGTAVMTGLACLAYARADYLLQLATRITALNVVALQGNPEHFDERLFAAKPHPGQMQVAAWLRKDLAIDAPTAPLHRLQDRYSLRCAPHVLGVLADSLNWLRSFIEIELNSANDNPIIDAEAERVLHGGHFYGGHIAFAMDSLKNLVANVADLLDRQLALLVDERYNHGLPSNLSGATADRAMLNHGFKAVQIGTSAWTAEALKNTMPASVFSRSTECHNQDKVSMGTIAARDAIRVLELTEQVAAATLLAANQGVWLRGQAEDARPLPPALAAMHEELAKDFPPVIEDRALEGELRLCLQRIAEQHWRLHA; from the coding sequence ATGACGACGCCAACGCTTGAGCCGGTAACCTTCGGCGAACGCCCTTTGCGCATTGAAGACGTGCTGGCCGTGACCAACCGCAAAGTGCCGACGCAGTTGCAAAGCGATCCCGCCTACCGCGAGCGCATCGCCAAGGGTGCGCGTTTTCTCGACTCTCTGCTGGACAAGGAAGGCGTGATCTATGGCGTGACCACCGGTTACGGCGACTCCTGCGTGGTCGCGGTGCCGCTGCATCACGTCGAGGCGCTGCCCCGTCATCTGTACACCTTCCACGGCTGCGGCCTGGGCAAACTGCTCGACGCCCAGGCCACCCGCGCGGTACTGGCGGCGCGTTTGCAGTCGTTGTGCCACGGTGTTTCCGGGGTGCGTGTAGAGCTGCTGGAGCGCCTGCAGGCGTTCCTCGAACACGACATCCTGCCGCTGATTCCGGAGGAAGGTTCGGTGGGCGCCAGTGGTGACCTGACGCCGCTGTCGTACGTTGCCGCCACGCTGTCCGGCGAACGCGAAGTGATGTTCCGCGGCGAACGCCGGCAAGCCGCCGACGTGCATCGCGAACTTGGTTGGCAGCCACTGGTGTTGCGTCCCAAAGAAGCCCTGGCATTGATGAACGGCACCGCCGTGATGACCGGCCTGGCCTGTCTGGCTTATGCCCGCGCCGATTACCTGCTGCAACTGGCCACGCGCATCACCGCGCTGAACGTGGTCGCCCTGCAGGGCAACCCGGAGCACTTCGACGAGCGCCTGTTCGCGGCCAAGCCACATCCGGGGCAGATGCAGGTCGCCGCGTGGTTGCGCAAGGACCTGGCCATCGACGCGCCGACCGCGCCGCTGCATCGCCTGCAAGACCGCTATTCCCTGCGCTGCGCGCCCCATGTGCTGGGCGTGCTGGCCGACAGCCTGAACTGGCTGCGTTCGTTCATCGAAATCGAACTCAACAGCGCCAACGACAATCCGATCATCGACGCCGAAGCCGAACGCGTGCTGCACGGCGGGCACTTCTACGGCGGGCACATCGCCTTCGCCATGGACAGCCTGAAAAACCTCGTGGCCAACGTCGCCGACCTGCTGGATCGGCAACTCGCCCTGCTGGTGGATGAGCGCTATAACCATGGTTTGCCGAGCAACCTGTCCGGCGCCACGGCTGACCGCGCCATGCTCAATCACGGCTTCAAGGCGGTGCAGATCGGCACCAGTGCCTGGACCGCCGAAGCGCTGAAGAACACCATGCCGGCCAGCGTCTTCTCGCGCTCCACCGAATGCCACAACCAGGACAAGGTCAGCATGGGCACCATCGCCGCCCGGGATGCGATCCGCGTGCTGGAACTCACCGAACAGGTGGCGGCCGCTACGCTGCTGGCGGCCAACCAGGGCGTCTGGCTGCGTGGCCAGGCTGAAGATGCACGACCGCTGCCACCCGCTTTGGCCGCCATGCACGAAGAACTGGCCAAGGATTTCCCGCCGGTCATCGAAGACCGCGCGCTGGAAGGCGAATTGCGCCTGTGCCTGCAACGCATCGCCGAACAACACTGGAGGCTGCATGCGTAG